ACCACCGGCGGCGGGAACGGGATCGTCCCGTCCATCACCGACAGGTCGCTGTGGCACAGCCCCGCCGCCCGGATCGCGACCAGCACCTCCCCCGGCCCCGGATCCCGGATCTCCAGGTCGTCGACCACCCGGGCCTGCTTGCCGTCGAACACGACGCCTCTCACCTGGACTCCTTCGGCAGGCCGAGCACGCGCTCGGCGATGATGTTGCGCTGGATCTCGTCCGAACCGCCGTAGATCGTGTCGGCGCGGGTGAACAGGAACAGCCGCTGCTCCTCGTCGAGCCCCAGCTCGTACGGCAGGTCCGGCGCCCACGCCGCGGGTCCGGCCGCGGCCGCGGCCCCCCGGACCTCCACCGCCAGTTCCCCGAGCCGCCGGTGCCAGCCGCCCCAGAGCAGCTTGGCGACGCTCGGCGCGCCCGGATCGCCCTGCGCGCCCAGGGTCCGCAGCGCGTTCCACCGCATGGTGCGCAGCTCCGCCCACTGCCGTACGAGGCGGTCGCGGATGACCGGGTCGGCGGGCGCCGCGGGAGCCGTCGCCGAGGGCGCCCCCGCAGTCGCACCCGAAGCCGCCGTAGCCGAGGCCGCGTACAGCGCGAGGACCCGTTCCAGCTCGGCGGCGAAGCCGATCTGCTGGACCAGTGTCGACACGCCCCGCTCCAGGGCGAGCAGGCCCATGGCCACGGTCCAGCCGTCGCCCGGCGCGCCCACGACGTCCGCCGCCACCGCCCCGTCGAAGAAGACCTCGTTGAACTCCGAGGTCCCCGACATCTGCCGGATCGGCCGGACCTCCACGCGGCCCGGCTGGTCCATCCGTACGAGGAGGAAGGACAGCCCGCGGTGGCGCCGCGAGCCGGGCTCGGTGCGGGCCAGGACGAAGCACCAGTCGGCGTCGTGGGCGAGGGAGGTCCAGATCTTCTGCCCGGTGACGCGGAACAGCCCGTCGGCCGGGTCGCGCACTCCGGTCGTACGGATGCCCGCGAGGTCGGAGCCGGCGCCCGGCTCGCTGTACCCCTGGCACCACAGCTCCTCGCCGCGCGCGATGGCGGGCAGGTGGCGGCGCTGCTGCTCCTGACTGCCGTGGGCGAGGAGGGTGGGCGCGAGGAGGTTCTCCCCGATGTGCCCGACCCGGCCGGGGGCGCGCAGCGCCGCGTACTCCTCGGCCCACACCACCTGTCCGGTCAGCGACAGCCGGCGCTGCCCGTAGGCGCCGTCCGGGGCCTGCCAGCCCTGTCCGATCCAGCCGCCGCGGCCCAGCTCCCGCTCCCACGCCCGCCGGAGCTCCACCTCCTCGTGCTCGCCGCCCGGCCCGCCGAGGCCGACGGCGCGCGCGTAGGGGCCCGTCAGGTGCTCCGCCAGCCACGCCCGGGCCCGGGTGCGCAGCTCCTCGTCCTCGGCGCCGAAGCTGAAGTCCATGCCGCTCCCCCCGTCAGGCGTTGGGGCGGTCCTTGGCGGCCGCCGCCTTCGCCATGGACTCCAGCTGCGCCAGCATCGGCATCGGGTCGGTGCCGACGGTTCCGGGCAGGAAGTCGGCGATCTTCTCCGGGGTCCAGGAACCCTCGGCGTATCCGGCGCGCAGTTCGCGCGGCTGCGCCCACACGGCGATCTTCGGGCCGGCGATCGTGTAGACCTGCCCGGTGATGCGCTCGCCGCCGACGGCGACGGCCTTGTCGGAGAGCAGGTAGGTGACGAGCGCGGCGACGTCCTCGGGTTCGCCGATCTCCTTGAGCTCCATGGGGACGTTGGCCGACATGCGGGTGCGGGCGACGGGTGCGACGGCGTTGGCGGTGACCCCGTACTTGGCCAGGCCCAGTGCGGCGGAGCGGACGAGGGAGATGATCCCGCCCTTGGCGGCGCTGTAGTTGGCCTGGGCGACGGAGCCCTGGTGGTTGCCGCTGGTGAAGCCGATCAGGGTGCCGGAGCCCTGGCGGCGCATGACGGCGGAGGCGGCGCGGAAGACGGTGAACGTGCCTTTGAGGTGGGTGGCGACCACCGGGTCCCACTCCTCCTCGGACATGTTGAAGAGCATCCGCTCGCGCAGGATGCCGGCCACGCAGACGACCCCGTCGATGCGCCCGTACCGGGCGAGCGCGGTGTCGACGATGCGCTGCCCGCCCGCCATGGTGGACATGTCGTCGGCGACGGCGACGGCGTCCCCGCCGGCGGCCTGGATCTCCTTCACGACGCCGTCGGCGATCTCGCTCGTGGGCTCTCCGCCCTCGATGCCGACGCCGTAGTCGTTGACGACGACCTTGGCGCCCTCGGCGGCCGCGGCGAGTGCCACCGCCCGCCCGATGCCCCGGCCGGCGCCGGTGACGGCGACGACCCTGCCTGCCAAGAAGTTCCCCACGTCGGCCCCTTCCCGCGTTTTCTGACGGACCGTTAGATTCTATGGGCAGTCGGACGCGGCTGCACAAGCCCCCGTCAACGCCATCCGCATCCTCAACCGCATTCGCATCCACGCGAGGAGCTGTCGACGCCCATGACCCTGCCCGCCGAGTTCCACGACATCGCCAAGCGCGTCAACAACTGGGGCCGCTGGGGCGCCGACGACGAGGTCGGCACTCTGAACCTGATCACCGACGAGGTCGTACGGGGTGCGGCCGCCGCGATCCGCAGCGGCCGGCGCGTCCCCCTGGCCCTGCCCCTCAAGGAGGACGGCGTCCAGGTCGGCATGATCCCCGGCCGGATCAACCCGCTGCACACGATGGTGCAGATCAACCAGGAGCTCTTCGGCCCGGGCACGGTGGCGTGCAGCGACGACGCCGTCAGCATGGGCCTCCAGGCGGGCACCCACTGGGACGCCCTCACCCACGTCTCGCACTCGGGCCGGATCTACAACGGCCGCCCCGCCGGCACCATCACCGCCCACGGCCGGGCCGAGTTCAGCGGCATCGACAAGGCCGCCCCGATCGTCTCGCGCGGGGTCCTCCTCGACGTGGCCCGCGCGAAGGGCCTGGACCGCCTGCCCGGCGACCACGCGGTGACGCCGGCGGACCTGGCGGAGGCGGAGGAGTTCGGCCGGGTCACCGTCCGCCCCGGCGACATAGTCCTGGTCCGCACCGGGCAGATCCAGGTCTACCTGGCGGGCGACCGGCACGGCTACGGCTTCCCGTCCCCCGGGCTGTCCGTCCGTACGCCGGAGTGGTTCCACGCGCGGGACGTGGCGGCCGTCGCGAACGACACCCTGACCTTCGAGATCTTCCCGCCGGAGATCGAGAACCTGTGGCTGCCGGTCCACGCCCTCGACCTCGTGGAGATGGGCATGCACCAGGGCCAGAACTGGAACCTCGAAAAACTGTCCACAGCCTGTGCAGAAGAGAACCGCTACGCCTTCCTCCTCTCCGCCATGCCCGAGCCCTTCGTGGGCGGCACCGGCACCCCCGTCGCCCCGGTGGCCATCCTCTGAGACCCGTCCGTGCAGGTGGCGAGGGGTGCGGCCACCCCGGCGGCCCGAGCGCCACACCGGGTGGAACCATGTTGTGTCCATGACGCGTCACCGTTCTCGCGTCACCCCCCGCTCCTCACCACCCTCAGCACTGGAGAAGCGCATGACCAACCCGTACCAGGCGTCCCCGCCCCCGCCCCCGCCGCCCTTCACCCCCGTCCCGCCGCGGCGCTCAGGCGGAAAGTTCGTCACCTTCCTGGTCCTGGCCCTGGTCGTCGGCGGCGCCTACGGCGCCTCCAAGGTGCTGGGCGCGGACGACGGCAAGTCGTCCACGTCCACCTCCGCCTCCGCGTCCCCCTCCGCCAAGCCCACGGCGAAGGACCCCGGGTCCCCCGAGTCCTCCTCCGACACCTCCAGCGCGTGGAAGGTCGGCGACTGCGGCGGCCCCGACCTGTCGAAGGGCGCCGACGCCTACAAGCGGACCTCCTGCTCCGACTCCGGCGCCACCTTCAAGGCCATCGACATCAAGGAAGCCAGCATCCTGCCGGGCTCGATCCAGTGCCCGCCGGGCACCGACGTGATGATCGAGGTGAGCATCTCCTACAACGGCGGCAAGTCGAGCGGCATCCCCACCAACACCGTCTGCGGCCGCAACGTCTCCAACGACCACCCCGGCGACGCGGGCGCCGGCGGCGGCCAGCTCGTCAAGGGCGACTGCGTGACCTCCCAGGCCAAGGAGGTTCCGTGCGGCAGCTCGGGCGCACTCAAGGTCCTCGGCCTGGTCAAGACGAAGGAGGAGTGCCCCTCCGGCACCACCGACCCCATCCGTCTGACCATCTCGATCGGCCGCCCCTACGACGTGATCTGCACCGACGGCTGACGACCGCACGGCCGGACCCGCGTACGACGACCGGCCCGCGTGCGGGGGGCCGGACCGCCTGCGGGGGCCGGACCGCCTGCCCAGGGCCCGCCTGCGCCCCGCCGCCCGCCCGTGTGATGCGGGTGGCGGCGGCGCGCGTGCACGCCCCGAGCGCGGCACGGCAGCCGCCACCCCGCGACCCGCACTCGTCAAGGCGTGTCCTTGGCGTCCCCTCGCGTCGAATCGCTCCACACCAGGGTGATCAACACGTGACGAACCGTCAACACCTCGTTAGAGGTACACGCGCGGTTCCCGCACCGAAGTGTGAACTTCCGACGTGCGGCACGAGGCGTCCGCCGAGGCGCCGCTCGTCGCGGCATCCGACTCGGCCTTGCACGCGCGGTCGATCTCGCACCAGATCCGCTTGCCCGCGCCCTCGCGCTGCCAGCCCCACCGGTCGGCCAGGCCGTCCACCAGCTCCAGACCGCGCCCGCCGGTGTCCTCCCCGCACGCCTGCCGGCGGGCCGGCGCCCGGTCGCTCGCGTCGGCCACCTCCACACGCACCCCCGGCCCCCCGAACAGCATGCGCAGCACGGCCGGACAGCCCGTGTGCACGACCGCGTTCGTGACCAGCTCGGAGATCAGCAGGATCAGTGTCTCCGCGAGCGGCTCGTCGTCCCCTATGCCCGATCCCGCCAGCCGCGACCGCGCCCAGCGGCGGGCCCGGCCGACTTCGGCGGGATCCGCGCCAACCTCCAGCTGAACCTGAAGCACCTGCACCGCTCACACCATCCGAACCGGCGGACACTTCGCCTCACGACGGGGCGGGATCACCGACCGTGACCCCCTTGCGTAGCAGCATGGTTGACGTACAGTCACCGGAACAAGCGCTTCGGGCATATTCCCGCGCGAAGGAGTAGGCGTGGTGCATACTGTGCGACGCTCACGCCGCTCAACCGCTCGCATTCGTGGGAGCGTACCGGAGTAGCCCCCCGACTCCAGGCCGTAATGCCGCGGACTCAGGACACAAAGCGATATCGACTCTCCGTAATCGGACATGCGTCCCGCGCCGTTGTCCCCGCACCCCTCCCCGCGCCCGTGCCGGTCATCCCGCCGAGGCCAGCAGCTCCGCCGCCAGCAGCTCCTCGGCCTCGGCCGCGGTCCGCCACTGCTCGGCCCGCACCCAGGCCCGCTTCAGGTACAGGTGCACGTCCGCCTCCCACGTGAAGCCCATACCGCCGTGCGCCTGCAGGCAGTCGCGGGCGCCCCGGACGGCGGCCTCGTCCGCCAGCAGCTTCGCCGCCGCCACCTCTCCCGGCCCGCCCGTCACCGCCGCCGCGTACACCGCCGTACGGGCCACCTCCGCCCGCACCAGCATCCGCGCGCACAGGTGCTTCACCGCCTGGAACGCCCCGATCGGCTGCCCGAACTGCTCGCGCTCACCCGCGTACCGCACCGCCAGCTCCACCGTCCGCAGCGCGCTCCCGACCTGGAGCGCGGCCGTCAGCAGCGCCCCCTCCGTCGCGTACGCGCCGGCGTCCCCGCGCGACGCGACCCGGTGCAGCGGCGTCAGCGGGTCCGCCGAGCGCACCGGCTCGCCGTCAGGGAGGACGGCCGCGCCGAGCACGGCGTCGGCCTCCCCCAGGTGCGTGACCAGGTCCCCGCCCAGGTCGAAGGCGGTCACCACCGCGGTCCCCGCCGCGGCTCCCGGCACCACCCCGGCGGCCAGGTGCGTCGCCACCAGCGGCCCCGGCACCAGTGCCCGCCCCGCCTCCTCGAAGACGAGCACCGCCTCGGGCAGCCCCAGCCCCACACCGCCCTCGGACTCCGGGAGCCGCAGCGCGAAGAAGCCCGCCTCGCCCAGCTCCCGCCACAGCCCGCGGTCCACGGCGACGCCCGAGTCCACGGAGGCGCGCAGCGCCTCCCGCCCGTACCGGCCCTCCAGCAGGCCCCGTACGCCCGCGCGCAGCGCCCGCTGGTCCTCCGTCGGCTGGAAGTCCATCCCGCTCACCGGCCCTTCGGGAGGCCGAGGATCCGCTCGGCGACGATGTTCCGCTGAATTTGCGAGGTGCCCGCCGCGATCGTGTACGAGAGGGAGGACAGCCGGTCCAGGGTCCACTCCTCCTCCAGGGTCAGCGACGCCGCCCCCAGGACCTCGGCGGCCGTGTCGTACAGCTCCTGGCGGGCGTGGGAGTAGGCGAGCTTGAAGACCGAGCCGCCGATGCCGGGGACCCCGCCCGGGGACCGCTGCGCCTCGCTCACGTTCCACTGGGTCAGCCGCCACAGCGCGCCGAACTCGCCGTACAGCCTGCCGAGACGGCGCCGCAGCGCCGGATCGTCCCAGCGGCCGTTCGCCTTCGCCGTACGGGCCAGCTCGCGCAGGGTCCGGCGGCAGGCGACGACCTCGCCGACGAAGGCGGTGCCCCGTTCGAAGGAGAGGGTGACCATGGTGACGCGCCAGCCGTCGTTCTCCGCGCCGACCCGGTCGGCGA
This DNA window, taken from Streptomyces sp. TN58, encodes the following:
- a CDS encoding ATP-binding protein; protein product: MQVLQVQLEVGADPAEVGRARRWARSRLAGSGIGDDEPLAETLILLISELVTNAVVHTGCPAVLRMLFGGPGVRVEVADASDRAPARRQACGEDTGGRGLELVDGLADRWGWQREGAGKRIWCEIDRACKAESDAATSGASADASCRTSEVHTSVREPRVYL
- a CDS encoding acyl-CoA dehydrogenase family protein, which gives rise to MDFSFGAEDEELRTRARAWLAEHLTGPYARAVGLGGPGGEHEEVELRRAWERELGRGGWIGQGWQAPDGAYGQRRLSLTGQVVWAEEYAALRAPGRVGHIGENLLAPTLLAHGSQEQQRRHLPAIARGEELWCQGYSEPGAGSDLAGIRTTGVRDPADGLFRVTGQKIWTSLAHDADWCFVLARTEPGSRRHRGLSFLLVRMDQPGRVEVRPIRQMSGTSEFNEVFFDGAVAADVVGAPGDGWTVAMGLLALERGVSTLVQQIGFAAELERVLALYAASATAASGATAGAPSATAPAAPADPVIRDRLVRQWAELRTMRWNALRTLGAQGDPGAPSVAKLLWGGWHRRLGELAVEVRGAAAAAGPAAWAPDLPYELGLDEEQRLFLFTRADTIYGGSDEIQRNIIAERVLGLPKESR
- a CDS encoding SDR family NAD(P)-dependent oxidoreductase translates to MGNFLAGRVVAVTGAGRGIGRAVALAAAAEGAKVVVNDYGVGIEGGEPTSEIADGVVKEIQAAGGDAVAVADDMSTMAGGQRIVDTALARYGRIDGVVCVAGILRERMLFNMSEEEWDPVVATHLKGTFTVFRAASAVMRRQGSGTLIGFTSGNHQGSVAQANYSAAKGGIISLVRSAALGLAKYGVTANAVAPVARTRMSANVPMELKEIGEPEDVAALVTYLLSDKAVAVGGERITGQVYTIAGPKIAVWAQPRELRAGYAEGSWTPEKIADFLPGTVGTDPMPMLAQLESMAKAAAAKDRPNA
- a CDS encoding cyclase family protein, translated to MTLPAEFHDIAKRVNNWGRWGADDEVGTLNLITDEVVRGAAAAIRSGRRVPLALPLKEDGVQVGMIPGRINPLHTMVQINQELFGPGTVACSDDAVSMGLQAGTHWDALTHVSHSGRIYNGRPAGTITAHGRAEFSGIDKAAPIVSRGVLLDVARAKGLDRLPGDHAVTPADLAEAEEFGRVTVRPGDIVLVRTGQIQVYLAGDRHGYGFPSPGLSVRTPEWFHARDVAAVANDTLTFEIFPPEIENLWLPVHALDLVEMGMHQGQNWNLEKLSTACAEENRYAFLLSAMPEPFVGGTGTPVAPVAIL
- a CDS encoding acyl-CoA dehydrogenase family protein, which codes for MDFQPTEDQRALRAGVRGLLEGRYGREALRASVDSGVAVDRGLWRELGEAGFFALRLPESEGGVGLGLPEAVLVFEEAGRALVPGPLVATHLAAGVVPGAAAGTAVVTAFDLGGDLVTHLGEADAVLGAAVLPDGEPVRSADPLTPLHRVASRGDAGAYATEGALLTAALQVGSALRTVELAVRYAGEREQFGQPIGAFQAVKHLCARMLVRAEVARTAVYAAAVTGGPGEVAAAKLLADEAAVRGARDCLQAHGGMGFTWEADVHLYLKRAWVRAEQWRTAAEAEELLAAELLASAG